A genomic segment from Corylus avellana chromosome ca5, CavTom2PMs-1.0 encodes:
- the LOC132183340 gene encoding uncharacterized protein LOC132183340 isoform X1, which translates to MEKSNAKEKELAHTSLINLVLSWSLGDVLNKDLFKNQVKKIPETFSSVTDYKKSFLPSLIEETHADLFSNITAVSQTPTWEIDSVEISDDFEPPKDLFYEITLVESDEDSDDSESDEDTEKDEEEKNEPQKGDVIALTDVIPKCIDDLNRPKRFYLIAYVLGPRNILTGMIPILASKPIWTDQDVHKYENKKQPLFAVYLMNLITNVRIWGALNPPEGGNTNIIETVLQANSADDENCMTCFGKSCPAPSDIQNMISSYNLNDSQEAAVLSCIGMRHCNHQNPVNLIWGPPGTGKTKTVGVLLHALLKMKCTTLTCAPTNIAVLEVTTRLLRLVRESLQYDQYGLGDIVLFGNGKRMKVYDRFRHPKKRKKIAYRKDLLDVFLDYRVDVLKKCIAPNSGWKNSLESMISLLAGPKSQYEIYLEKREQEKLEEEKRKEKRREEEKRKEEKRRKKKRKEKKRKEEKRKEENNKGDDELKKDDPLTFEEFVKKTFCSIHEQLKFCLVNLYTHLPTSLLPLEVVKNMRKALTLLKSLQTLLCGASVANEGLLQVLNNFQDTGSSVDCLAKLSMRKECLHILRYLLLSLTSSVPDLGNCSIINFCLENAILVFCTASSSAKLHRTEASMEFLVIDEAAQLKECESAIPLQLDGVRHAILIGDERQLPAMVKSEISKTAEFGRSLFERLVMLRRRKHLLDIQYRMHPTISLFPNREFYDKLISDAPNVKGRDYEKRFLQGSMYSSYSFISIAHGKEEFGLGYSKKNTVEAAVVSEIVGNLFKQFLVTKEKVSIGVISPYKAQVSAIEERVRKYSKSNSGFTVNVRSVDGFQGGEDDVIIISTVRCNGSGRVGFLSNRQRANVALTRARYCLWILGNGVTLLKSDSVWKKLVIDAKERGCFYDANEDKNLAGAITASLVEFEQLDILLRNDSILFREARWKVYFNNNFKISISRIKNAEIRSAVLFLLAKLTSGWRQPHERRNLIVHDGTSSELLEMYKVDRQLNLVWTVDILKEYSHHIQIMKVWDVARLSDIQNLAKQLDIVFGSYTVDKMHRCKHRRLEGSLVVPMRWPTESTSRPEQDSVWYLSRPLSSLSLRDKPETSAATSKNHFKNKIKNKSEDVGMTQTWRRRQND; encoded by the exons ATGGAGAAGAGTAATGCCAAGGAGAAGGAACTTGCTCATACAAGCTTAATAAACTTGGTGTTGTCTTGGTCTCTTGGGGATGTTCTCAATAAAGATCTTTTCAAAAATCAG GTTAAAAAGATCCCAGAGACATTCTCGTCAGTGACAGATTACAAGAAGTCATTCCTTCCTTCATTAATTGAGGAAACACATGCTGATTTGTTTTCCAACATAACAGCAGTGTCTCAAACACCTACTTGGGAAATAGACTCTGTTGAGATATCTGACGATTTTGAACCTCCCAAAGACTTGTTTTATGAAATTACATTAGTGGAGAGCGATGAAGATAGTGATGACTCAGAGAGCGATGAAGATACtgagaaagatgaagaagaaaaaaatgaacctCAGAAAGGTGATGTTATTGCCTTGACTGATGTTATACCAAAATGCATTGACGATTTGAACAGGCCGAAGAGATTCTATCTTATAGCTTATGTTCTTGGGCCAAGAAACATATTGACTGGTATGATCCCGATACTGGCATCAAAACCCATTTGGACTGATCAAGACGTGCACAAGTACGAGAACAAGAAACAACCACTGTTTGCAGTTTATCTTATGAATTTGATTACAAATGTTCGTATATGGGGTGCACTAAACCCACCAGAAGGAGGAAACACAAACATCATTGAAACAGTACTGCAAGCCAATTCAGCT GATGACGAAAATTGTATGACTTGCTTTGGAAAAAGCTGCCCTGCTCCTTCTGATATACAGAACATGATCAGCTCTTATAATCTGAATGATTCTCAAGAAGCTGCGGTTTTAAGCTGCATTGGTATGAGACACTGCAATCATCAGAATCCTGTCAATCTGATATGGGGTCCTCCAGGGACAGGGAAAACAAAGACCGTTGGTGTGTTATTACATGCCCTCCTTAAAATGAAGTGCACAACATTAACTTGTGCTCCAACTAACATTGCGGTTTTGGAAGTTACAACACGGCTGCTGAGGTTGGTCAGGGAGTCGCTACAGTATGACCAATATGGGCTTGGAGATATAGTTTTATTTGGGAATGGTAAGCGAATGAAGGTTTATGATCGTTTTAGGCAtcctaaaaaaagaaagaaaattgcttATCGTAAGGATCTTCTTGATGTATTTCTCGACTATCGTGTTGATGTGCTTAAAAAGTGCATTGCTCCTAATTCTGGCTGGAAAAATAGCTTAGAATCAATGATATCTTTGCTTGCTGGCCCTAAATCGCAGTACGAAATATACTTGGAAAAAAGAGAGCAAGAAAAATTggaggaggaaaaaagaaaggagaaaagaagggaggaagaaaaaaggaaggaggaaaaaagaaggaagaaaaaaagaaaggaaaaaaaaaggaaggaggaaaaaagaaaggaggaaAACAATAAGGGGGATGATGAGCTCAAAAAGGATGATCCTTTGACGTTTGAGGAGTTTGTAAAGAAGACATTCTGTTCAATTCATGAGCAACTGAAGTTTTGTCTGGTTAATTTGTATACGCACTTACCAACTTCTCTACTACCGTTAGAGGTAgtgaaaaatatgagaaaagcTCTTACTTTGCTTAAATCTCTTCAAACTTTGTTGTGTGGTGCCAGTGTAGCAAATGAAGGATTATTACAAGTTCTCAATAATTTCCAAGACACTGGAAGCAGTGTGGATTGCCTTGCAAAGTTGAGTATGAGAAAAGAGTGCCTCCATATACTAAGATATCTGCTATTATCTCTGACATCCTCTGTTCCAGATTTAGGTAACTGTTCAATAATAAACTTTTGCTTGGAAAATGCAATCCTAGTGTTCTGTACTGCATCAAGCTCTGCTAAATTACACAGAACTGAAGCAAGCATGGAATTTTTGGTTATCGATGAAGCTGCTCAGCTTAAAGAATGTGAATCAGCTATTCCTTTACAGCTAGATGGCGTCCGCCATGCGATTCTCATAGGGGATGAGAGGCAGCTCCCTGCAATGGTTAAAAGCGAG ATATCCAAGACGGCTGAATTTGGAAGAAGTTTGTTTGAAAGACTGGTCATGTTGAGGCGCCGGAAGCACCTGCTTGATATCCAGTATAGGATGCATCCAACCATCAGCTTATTTCCAAACAGGGAGTTCTACGACAAACTGATATCAGATGCTCCAAATGTTAAAGGAAGAGACTATGAGAAGCGTTTCCTTCAGGGCAGCATGTACAGCTCCTACTCTTTTATAAGTATAGCTCATGGAAAGGAAGAATTTGGTCTTGGGTACAGCAAGAAGAATACGGTTGAGGCTGCTGTGGTCTCTGAGATAGTTGGGAATCTTTTTAAAC AATTCCTTGTCACAAAGGAGAAGGTTAGTATAGGAGTGATATCACCATATAAGGCTCAAGTTTCTGCAATTGAAGAGAGGGTCAGAAAATACAGCAAGTCTAATAGTGGCTTCACTGTGAATGTCCGCTCTGTTGATGGGTTCCAAGGAGGTGAGGATGATGTAATTATTATCTCTACTGTAAGATGCAATGGGAGTGGAAGAGTAGGTTTCCTTTCCAACCGACAAAGAGCAAATGTGGCACTGACTCGAGCAAG GTATTGCCTTTGGATTTTGGGAAATGGGGTGACTTTACTCAAGAGTGACTCTGTGTGGAAGAAACTAGTCATTGATGCCAAGGAACGTGGGTGTTTCTATGATGCCAATGAGGACAAGAACTTGGCTGGGGCAATTACTGCTTCATTGGTGGAGTTTGAACAGCTTGATATTTTACTCAGGAATGACTCTATACTTTTCAGAGAGGCTAGATGGAAG GTTTACTTCAACAACAATTTCAAGATATCTATATCCAGAATTAAAAATGCAGAGATTCGTAGTGCAGTGCTTTTTCTGTTGGCAAAGCTTACAAGTGGTTGGCGTCAGCCTCATGAGAGGAGAAACCTCATTGTCCACGATGGTACTTCCTCTGAACTTTTAGAGATGTACAAGGTCGATCGGCAGCTGAATCTGGTTTGGACTGTAGATATTCTCAAGGAGTATTCACATCACATTCAGATTATGAAGGTTTGGGATGTTGCGCGATTATCTGACATACAAAATCTAGCTAAGCAACTTGACATTGTTTTTGGGAGCTACACAGTGGATAAGATGCATCGCTGTAAACACAGACGTCTTGAGGG GAGTTTAGTTGTTCCAATGAGATGGCCAACGGAGTCGACTAGCCGTCCTGAACAAGATAGTGTGTGGTACCTCTCAAGACCGCTATCCTCACTAAGTTTAAGGGATAAGCCAGAAACATCAGCTGCAACTTCTAA AAATCATTTcaagaataaaattaagaataaatctGAAGATGTTGGCATGACGCAAACGTGGCGAAGGCGGCAGAATGACTGA
- the LOC132183340 gene encoding uncharacterized protein LOC132183340 isoform X2 produces the protein MEKSNAKEKELAHTSLINLVLSWSLGDVLNKDLFKNQVKKIPETFSSVTDYKKSFLPSLIEETHADLFSNITAVSQTPTWEIDSVEISDDFEPPKDLFYEITLVESDEDSDDSESDEDTEKDEEEKNEPQKGDVIALTDVIPKCIDDLNRPKRFYLIAYVLGPRNILTGMIPILASKPIWTDQDVHKYENKKQPLFAVYLMNLITNVRIWGALNPPEGGNTNIIETVLQANSADDENCMTCFGKSCPAPSDIQNMISSYNLNDSQEAAVLSCIGMRHCNHQNPVNLIWGPPGTGKTKTVGVLLHALLKMKCTTLTCAPTNIAVLEVTTRLLRLVRESLQYDQYGLGDIVLFGNGKRMKVYDRFRHPKKRKKIAYRKDLLDVFLDYRVDVLKKCIAPNSGWKNSLESMISLLAGPKSQYEIYLEKREQEKLEEEKRKEKRREEEKRKEEKRRKKKRKEKKRKEEKRKEENNKGDDELKKDDPLTFEEFVKKTFCSIHEQLKFCLVNLYTHLPTSLLPLEVVKNMRKALTLLKSLQTLLCGASVANEGLLQVLNNFQDTGSSVDCLAKLSMRKECLHILRYLLLSLTSSVPDLGNCSIINFCLENAILVFCTASSSAKLHRTEASMEFLVIDEAAQLKECESAIPLQLDGVRHAILIGDERQLPAMVKSEISKTAEFGRSLFERLVMLRRRKHLLDIQYRMHPTISLFPNREFYDKLISDAPNVKGRDYEKRFLQGSMYSSYSFISIAHGKEEFGLGYSKKNTVEAAVVSEIVGNLFKQFLVTKEKVSIGVISPYKAQVSAIEERVRKYSKSNSGFTVNVRSVDGFQGGEDDVIIISTVRCNGSGRVGFLSNRQRANVALTRARYCLWILGNGVTLLKSDSVWKKLVIDAKERGCFYDANEDKNLAGAITASLVEFEQLDILLRNDSILFREARWKVYFNNNFKISISRIKNAEIRSAVLFLLAKLTSGWRQPHERRNLIVHDGTSSELLEMYKVDRQLNLVWTVDILKEYSHHIQIMKVWDVARLSDIQNLAKQLDIVFGSYTVDKMHRCKHRRLEGPAE, from the exons ATGGAGAAGAGTAATGCCAAGGAGAAGGAACTTGCTCATACAAGCTTAATAAACTTGGTGTTGTCTTGGTCTCTTGGGGATGTTCTCAATAAAGATCTTTTCAAAAATCAG GTTAAAAAGATCCCAGAGACATTCTCGTCAGTGACAGATTACAAGAAGTCATTCCTTCCTTCATTAATTGAGGAAACACATGCTGATTTGTTTTCCAACATAACAGCAGTGTCTCAAACACCTACTTGGGAAATAGACTCTGTTGAGATATCTGACGATTTTGAACCTCCCAAAGACTTGTTTTATGAAATTACATTAGTGGAGAGCGATGAAGATAGTGATGACTCAGAGAGCGATGAAGATACtgagaaagatgaagaagaaaaaaatgaacctCAGAAAGGTGATGTTATTGCCTTGACTGATGTTATACCAAAATGCATTGACGATTTGAACAGGCCGAAGAGATTCTATCTTATAGCTTATGTTCTTGGGCCAAGAAACATATTGACTGGTATGATCCCGATACTGGCATCAAAACCCATTTGGACTGATCAAGACGTGCACAAGTACGAGAACAAGAAACAACCACTGTTTGCAGTTTATCTTATGAATTTGATTACAAATGTTCGTATATGGGGTGCACTAAACCCACCAGAAGGAGGAAACACAAACATCATTGAAACAGTACTGCAAGCCAATTCAGCT GATGACGAAAATTGTATGACTTGCTTTGGAAAAAGCTGCCCTGCTCCTTCTGATATACAGAACATGATCAGCTCTTATAATCTGAATGATTCTCAAGAAGCTGCGGTTTTAAGCTGCATTGGTATGAGACACTGCAATCATCAGAATCCTGTCAATCTGATATGGGGTCCTCCAGGGACAGGGAAAACAAAGACCGTTGGTGTGTTATTACATGCCCTCCTTAAAATGAAGTGCACAACATTAACTTGTGCTCCAACTAACATTGCGGTTTTGGAAGTTACAACACGGCTGCTGAGGTTGGTCAGGGAGTCGCTACAGTATGACCAATATGGGCTTGGAGATATAGTTTTATTTGGGAATGGTAAGCGAATGAAGGTTTATGATCGTTTTAGGCAtcctaaaaaaagaaagaaaattgcttATCGTAAGGATCTTCTTGATGTATTTCTCGACTATCGTGTTGATGTGCTTAAAAAGTGCATTGCTCCTAATTCTGGCTGGAAAAATAGCTTAGAATCAATGATATCTTTGCTTGCTGGCCCTAAATCGCAGTACGAAATATACTTGGAAAAAAGAGAGCAAGAAAAATTggaggaggaaaaaagaaaggagaaaagaagggaggaagaaaaaaggaaggaggaaaaaagaaggaagaaaaaaagaaaggaaaaaaaaaggaaggaggaaaaaagaaaggaggaaAACAATAAGGGGGATGATGAGCTCAAAAAGGATGATCCTTTGACGTTTGAGGAGTTTGTAAAGAAGACATTCTGTTCAATTCATGAGCAACTGAAGTTTTGTCTGGTTAATTTGTATACGCACTTACCAACTTCTCTACTACCGTTAGAGGTAgtgaaaaatatgagaaaagcTCTTACTTTGCTTAAATCTCTTCAAACTTTGTTGTGTGGTGCCAGTGTAGCAAATGAAGGATTATTACAAGTTCTCAATAATTTCCAAGACACTGGAAGCAGTGTGGATTGCCTTGCAAAGTTGAGTATGAGAAAAGAGTGCCTCCATATACTAAGATATCTGCTATTATCTCTGACATCCTCTGTTCCAGATTTAGGTAACTGTTCAATAATAAACTTTTGCTTGGAAAATGCAATCCTAGTGTTCTGTACTGCATCAAGCTCTGCTAAATTACACAGAACTGAAGCAAGCATGGAATTTTTGGTTATCGATGAAGCTGCTCAGCTTAAAGAATGTGAATCAGCTATTCCTTTACAGCTAGATGGCGTCCGCCATGCGATTCTCATAGGGGATGAGAGGCAGCTCCCTGCAATGGTTAAAAGCGAG ATATCCAAGACGGCTGAATTTGGAAGAAGTTTGTTTGAAAGACTGGTCATGTTGAGGCGCCGGAAGCACCTGCTTGATATCCAGTATAGGATGCATCCAACCATCAGCTTATTTCCAAACAGGGAGTTCTACGACAAACTGATATCAGATGCTCCAAATGTTAAAGGAAGAGACTATGAGAAGCGTTTCCTTCAGGGCAGCATGTACAGCTCCTACTCTTTTATAAGTATAGCTCATGGAAAGGAAGAATTTGGTCTTGGGTACAGCAAGAAGAATACGGTTGAGGCTGCTGTGGTCTCTGAGATAGTTGGGAATCTTTTTAAAC AATTCCTTGTCACAAAGGAGAAGGTTAGTATAGGAGTGATATCACCATATAAGGCTCAAGTTTCTGCAATTGAAGAGAGGGTCAGAAAATACAGCAAGTCTAATAGTGGCTTCACTGTGAATGTCCGCTCTGTTGATGGGTTCCAAGGAGGTGAGGATGATGTAATTATTATCTCTACTGTAAGATGCAATGGGAGTGGAAGAGTAGGTTTCCTTTCCAACCGACAAAGAGCAAATGTGGCACTGACTCGAGCAAG GTATTGCCTTTGGATTTTGGGAAATGGGGTGACTTTACTCAAGAGTGACTCTGTGTGGAAGAAACTAGTCATTGATGCCAAGGAACGTGGGTGTTTCTATGATGCCAATGAGGACAAGAACTTGGCTGGGGCAATTACTGCTTCATTGGTGGAGTTTGAACAGCTTGATATTTTACTCAGGAATGACTCTATACTTTTCAGAGAGGCTAGATGGAAG GTTTACTTCAACAACAATTTCAAGATATCTATATCCAGAATTAAAAATGCAGAGATTCGTAGTGCAGTGCTTTTTCTGTTGGCAAAGCTTACAAGTGGTTGGCGTCAGCCTCATGAGAGGAGAAACCTCATTGTCCACGATGGTACTTCCTCTGAACTTTTAGAGATGTACAAGGTCGATCGGCAGCTGAATCTGGTTTGGACTGTAGATATTCTCAAGGAGTATTCACATCACATTCAGATTATGAAGGTTTGGGATGTTGCGCGATTATCTGACATACAAAATCTAGCTAAGCAACTTGACATTGTTTTTGGGAGCTACACAGTGGATAAGATGCATCGCTGTAAACACAGACGTCTTGAGGG GCCTGCAGAATAG